The Bacteroidota bacterium genome segment CTCCATATCAATCTTTGGATTCATACCTGCAAGTACCATCTCCCATCCAGAGTCTTCACCTTGATAAAGAGCATCTTTAAATCTTTTGTTAAACGAATTAACTTGCGCCATTGCCATTCCTGTTTTTAAGCCTTCAAGTAGTATTTCTTTTTGATAGGCAGTAGGTTTAAATGGTTTTCCTTTTTCAATACCAAAATCTCTCAACCACGCATAGAAAAATCTATCTCTGTCTGCCATTGGCTCTTTCTGAACAAATTTATTCACCAACTCCCAGTATCCCATATCCATAGGTTGAGTATTTAACGCAATCTTATCTACTTGTTTTGGAGAAAATTTTATGTAATTTGTTTTTGGAGGATTCTTAGCATCAGATAGTTTATATACTGTAAGAGCACGCTTCAATTTTTCATTTTCAGCACCAGTACCTAGAACTCTATAAAAATAGAATAACATGCTTGTTTTTAATTGAACTATTTCACCTTTAAAATCTTTAGGATAATCCTGGTTTGGTCCAACAAAAAGTATTGTCTCTTTTTTACCCGAATTTATTTCTTTTACAGGCTCTTGCCATGAATTGTCAGCCACTCCAAATAAACCACCAGCAGGAATATTAACAACTACAGGTCCTGTTATTGACAAATCAACCATTGAAACTGTATAAGGAGTTGTTACATTTGCTGTCAGAAACATGTAAACTGCATTAAATCCTTCAAATAAACCTATTGAAAGGTCACCATCTTCAATGTTAAGATTTGACTGTAAGGCATCGTATAACTGATAAAAATTGGTTATCGGCATCGACCAAAGAACTAACTCAGAGGCTCTTTGCAAATCCATTTGTCGTTGCAAAGCTTCAGCTGATTTCTTTGATATTGTTTGATCCTGAAACTCTAAATCTCCAGCGTAAGTAGATACAACTTTAACACCTTCCTTTGCTTTACTCATTGTTTCAGAGATATCTTTATTATTAGTAGTTGTGTTATTGCAACTTAACACAATAAATGCAACTACAATTATTGAAATTATTTTTCTCAAAGTCCTTATTTTTTAACAATTTCAGGAAACCTAACATCATTTACCGGTTCATAAACTCTAAGTACATAATACCATTTTTTTCCTGCAGTAGGAACCGCATTTTCACCTTCTCCTTTAGGATTTATACGTAGAGTATAATTACCATCAGCATTAACTTTTGCAGTATAAGAACTAATGTTATATTTATTTTTATCATTAGGTATAAGGTATTTGTCATCGGCATTATAAACCGTTAAAGACCAATATCCATCGCTGTTTTTTATGAGTCCTTCTTTAGGAACTGTAATTTCATAGCTATCGCTTGCATTTAATTCCTTCCCGTTTGCATCAGTAAAAATCAAATCATAATTAGCATATCTATATTGAGTTCCTAATTGACCTATCAATACGCCACCTGCTCTGTCTAAATCACCTACACCTTCGTACATTGAACCAAATACCTGTTTGGGATTCAGATGTTTTACATATTCAGATATAATTTTTATACCTGCAGCTTTTTCTGCCTCAGTAAATTCCGGAACAATAAACGGGAAATCTCCACCACCACCTTTTAAAGTGATTCTCTTTGCAAGATTCATTACTTCTTTTTCATTATCAACAATAACCTGACGTGTAAATGCAAGTCCCTGGTAAGTATGCAAAACTATTTCGTAGGCATTTTCTACAGGACTTTTTTGATGTGGTAGACGAATAACTACAGGTTTTTCAGGCTTTACATACACTTCCATAAAATGGTTCATGTCAAAAACAGATAATGAGTAGTATTTATCATATTTTGGCATATTAATCACCACTGGTTCGTTAGAAATATTGAACCATGAATAACCATAATTCACATCGGCCTGCGGTGTTACAACTATTCTGTCATCGGCAGTTGTCATACCTGTAAATTGCCATTCTCCCGGTTTATTTTTCTTGAGCCACTCATCACGCATTTTTGCCTGTTCTATTGCAGGATACCAATGGATAAATTCTGAAATTCTAGTTTCAGAAACTTCTGTTGATGTTTCATCTTTTGTTTGAGCATCGGCATTATTTGTTAAGAAAAATAATAATCCAATTGCAATTGTTGCTACTGTGAATATTCTCATTTTTATATCTAAAGTTTATATATATAATGATTTATATATAACAGAATTTCACTTTAAATGTTTACCAACGACACGGCTAAAATAAGTATGCATCCCATGTGCTGGAACTGATTAAGATTGAATTACGCTCGCGCATTAGCTCCGCTGAGCTCGTAAACTCGGTTCCCCGTAGCTTGCTGCGGGGTTAGCGAGCACAAATAAAATTAGCAATCAATCGAAGATTGACTTCGTCGAGCTAAAGGTTCCTCGGAGCTTCAATTAAGTAAATACCTCTCAGATAGCTCAGTTCGCA includes the following:
- a CDS encoding DUF1214 domain-containing protein, which codes for MRKIISIIVVAFIVLSCNNTTTNNKDISETMSKAKEGVKVVSTYAGDLEFQDQTISKKSAEALQRQMDLQRASELVLWSMPITNFYQLYDALQSNLNIEDGDLSIGLFEGFNAVYMFLTANVTTPYTVSMVDLSITGPVVVNIPAGGLFGVADNSWQEPVKEINSGKKETILFVGPNQDYPKDFKGEIVQLKTSMLFYFYRVLGTGAENEKLKRALTVYKLSDAKNPPKTNYIKFSPKQVDKIALNTQPMDMGYWELVNKFVQKEPMADRDRFFYAWLRDFGIEKGKPFKPTAYQKEILLEGLKTGMAMAQVNSFNKRFKDALYQGEDSGWEMVLAGMNPKIDMENYSMYSERASYTYEAVTTSAGMISQKEGQGSAYLGTYYDSDNNALMGDKNYTLRIEPNPPAANFWSITMYDIAKRLPYKNNSLKADISSREKGLIKNEDGSVDLYFGPKAPDGKEANWIESNPGESFFIYLRLYGPLSPYFEQKWKMNKIEVVN
- a CDS encoding DUF1214 domain-containing protein yields the protein MRIFTVATIAIGLLFFLTNNADAQTKDETSTEVSETRISEFIHWYPAIEQAKMRDEWLKKNKPGEWQFTGMTTADDRIVVTPQADVNYGYSWFNISNEPVVINMPKYDKYYSLSVFDMNHFMEVYVKPEKPVVIRLPHQKSPVENAYEIVLHTYQGLAFTRQVIVDNEKEVMNLAKRITLKGGGGDFPFIVPEFTEAEKAAGIKIISEYVKHLNPKQVFGSMYEGVGDLDRAGGVLIGQLGTQYRYANYDLIFTDANGKELNASDSYEITVPKEGLIKNSDGYWSLTVYNADDKYLIPNDKNKYNISSYTAKVNADGNYTLRINPKGEGENAVPTAGKKWYYVLRVYEPVNDVRFPEIVKK